A portion of the Oryzias melastigma strain HK-1 linkage group LG1, ASM292280v2, whole genome shotgun sequence genome contains these proteins:
- the fgf8b gene encoding fibroblast growth factor 8b, with product MSGIFMKQYLNFCRMRLRASRLGYLFLQLAALCFYAQNSTQSPPNFKQHVTEQSRLSDRMSRRLTRTYQLYSRTSGKHVQVLANRRVNANGDDGAAHAKLEVETDSFGSRVRIKGMKTGYYICMNKKGKLIGKRKGRGKDCIFTEIVLENNYTALQNAKYEGWYMAFTRKGRPRKASKTKQHQREAHFMKRLPRGHLLSERRPFDALPLPVPVQPFSKRTKHSHQLRSEGR from the exons ATGAGCGGAATATTCATGAAGCAGTATCTGAACTTCTGCAGGATGAGGCTGAGAGCATCGAGGTTAGGTTATCT GTTCCTTCAGTTGGCGGCGCTCTGCTTTTACGCACAG AACTCCACGCAGTCTCCCCCGAACTTCAAGCAGCACGTGACGGAGCAGAGCCGGCTGTCGGACCGCATGAGCCGCAGGCTGACCCGAACCTACCAGCTGTACAGCAGAACCAGCGGGAAACACGTCCAGGTTCTGGCCAATAGGAGGGTCAACGCCAACGGGGACGACGGCGCGGCTCACG CAAAGCTGGAGGTGGAGACGGACTCCTTCGGAAGTCGTGTCCGCATTAAAGGCATGAAGACGGGATACTACATATGCATGAACAAGAAGGGGAAGCTGATTGGAAAG AGGAAAGGACGAGGCAAAGACTGCATCTTCACCGAGATTGTCCTGGAGAACAACTACACGGCACTCCAGAACGCCAAGTACGAGGGCTGGTACATGGCTTTCACACGCAAGGGCCGCCCGAGGAAGGCCTCCAAGACCAAGCAGCACCAGAGGGAGGCCCACTTCATGAAGCGCCTCCCGAGGGGGCACCTGCTGAGTGAACGGAGGCCGTTTGACGCGCTCCCTCTGCCCGTTCCCGTTCAGCCTTTCAGCAAGCGGACTAAACACTCCCATCAGCTGCGCTCGGAGGGTCGCTGA
- the poll gene encoding DNA polymerase lambda produces MEPRHGIMKAFPKVKRAKVLQGQDAPPMKKKPDELEVNGGNPFSGVTVYLLPAGIGNARCQIFRRQIQQMGGQLESSLCAAVTHVVVEDSMDGDRALRLLKVDCLPSGVHLVKCTWLSMCISERKLLDVDGGSLLLPKRSSESKQESVREKPADLKSTAENVPDPETLQTKQEETADTTIPDTKEEVGGEEDGVSQSDLEALITGQHPEEESPGPSVNPNPDAVVKKAFPGKWVCAQSSQSKSNNFNKHITDKLELLAKAYTHQGDKWRALGYSKAVNALKSYHKPVTSYQEACQIPGIGKRMADKIDEIMESGHLRKLDHIGEAVPVLELFTNIWGAGAKTAQLWYQQGFRTLEDIRTRAHLSAPQKIGLKHYDDFLERMPREEAAAIEKVVREAVRTLDPGLVAVACGSYRRGKATCGDVDVLITHPDGKSHRGIFSRVLQILHEDGFLTDDLVSHEDNGEQKKYMGVCRLPGHRHRRLDIIIVPYDEYACALMYFTGSAHFNRSMRALAKTKSMSLSEHSLNKDVVRQGSSKVYTGTPVPTQTEKDVFNLLGIPYREPHERDW; encoded by the exons ATGGAGCCCCGTCATGGGATCATGAAGGCTTTCCCCAAAGTTAAAAGAGCCAAAGTGCTACAGGGACAGGATGCACCTCCGATGAAGAAGAAGCCTGACGAGTTAGAGGTCAATGGTGGAAACCCTTTTAGTGGAGTGACAGTGTACCTTCTGCCTGCTGGAATTGGAAATGCGAGGTGCCAGATATTCCGTAGACAAATTCAGCAGATGGGAGGACAGTTGGAGAGTTCACTGTGTGCCGCTGTCACTCATGTTGTGGTGGAGGACAGCATGGATGGAGACAGAGCTCTGCGTTTGCTGAAAGTGGATTGCCTGCCCTCTGGTGTTCATCTGGTGAAATGCACTTGGCTGAGCATGTGCATCAGTGAAAGGAAACTCCTGGATGTGGATGGAGGCAGCCTTCTTTTACCCAAGAG GAGCTCAGAATCAAAGCAGGAAAGTGTAAGGGAAAAACCTGCAGATTTAAAATCGACTGCTGAAAATGTTCCCGATCCAGAGACTCTTCAAACCAAGCAGGAGGAAACCGCAGACACG ACAATCCCAGACACTAAAGAGGAGGTGGGTGGCGAGGAAGACGGCGTCTCTCAGAGCGACCTGGAAGCTCTCATCACTGgtcagcaccctgaagaggagAGCCCAGGCCCAAGTGTAAACCCTAATCCTGATGCTGTGGTGAAGAAAGCGTTCCCAGGGAAGTGGGTCTGTGCCCAGTCTTCACAGTCGAAGAGTAATAACTTCAACAAGCACATCACAGACAAGCTGGAGTTGCTGGCTAAGGCCTACACACATCAGGGGGACAAGTGGAGGGCACTGGGGTACTCCAAGGCTGTCAACGCACTGAAAAGCTACCACAAGCCAGTGACTTCATATCAG GAAGCATGCCAGATCCCAGGAATAGGAAAGCGCATGGCTGACAAGATCGATGAGATTATGGAGAGCGGCCACTTGCGGAAGCTGGATCACATCGGGGAGGCCGTGCCAGTGCTGGAGCTTTTCACCAACATTTGGGGGGCAGGAGCCAAGACTGCACAGCTGTGGTACCAACAG ggATTTCGCACCCTGGAGGACATCCGCACCAGAGCTCACCTGAGCGCCCCTCAGAAGATCGGACTGAAGCACTACGATGACTTTCTAGAGCGAATGCCCAGAGAGGAGGCAGCAGCTATCGAGAAAGTG GTGAGGGAAGCTGTGAGAACGTTGGATCCAGGACTCGTGGCTGTGGCCTGTGGGTCCTACCGTCGGGGAAAGGCGACATGTGGAGACGTAGATGTACTCATCACTCACCCTGATGGGAAGTCCCACAGAGGCATCTTCAGCAGAGTGTTGCAAATCCTCCATGAGGACG ggTTTTTGACAGATGATCTGGTGAGCCACGAGGACAACGGagagcagaaaaaatacatgGGCGTGTGCCGGTTGCCGGGCCACCGTCATCGCAGGTTGGACATCATCATAGTGCCTTACGACGAGTATGCCTGCGCACTTATGTATTTCACCGGATCGGCACACTTCAACCGCTCGATGAGAGCCCTGGCAAAGACAAAAAGCATGAGCTTGTCGGAGCACTCCTTGAACAAAGACGTGGTCCGCCAGGGCAGCTCCAAAGTCTATACTGGCACTCCGGTTCCCACACAGACGGAGAAGGACGTTTTTAACCTTCTGGGGATACCGTACAGAGAGCCGCACGAAAGGGACTGGTGA
- the dpcd gene encoding protein DPCD: MAAPQCWAEALKSSRKTLLISDGKRKIHYLFSDGKEMSEEYDLKTDELIVRRWRHRSPLGAQSPWEVEVGEPSVSRLGSQDSEFIRESRSNPVFMRKDTKTKFQWIIQNLAYQKELVSVFVEPAERCIVIKTSNKKYYKKFHIPDLDRCQLPLDSAALSFTHANNTLTISYKKPKEILKGEQELLKELKGLRGLT; this comes from the exons ATGGCAGCGCCGCAATGCTGGGCCGAAGCTTTGAAGTCTTCGAGAAAAACGCTGCTAATATCCGATG GTAAGCGGAAGATCCACTATCTCTTTTCTGATGGCAAAGAGATGTCAGAAGAGTATGACCTGAAGACAGATGAGCTTATTG TCCGGAGGTGGCGCCATAGAAGCCCGCTGGGAGCTCAGAGCCCCTGGGAGGtggaggttggggagccatCGGTCAGCCGCCTTGGATCTCAGGACTCGGAGTTCATCAGAGAGAGCCGCTCCAAT CCTGTGTTCATGAGAAAAGACACCAAGACCAAATTTCAGTGGATAATCCAGAACCTGGCCTATCAGAAAGAGCTTGTCAGTGTTTTTGTGGAACCGGCTGAGAGATGCATCGTCATCAAGACATCTAACAAAAA GTATTATAAAAAGTTCCATATTCCTGATCTCGATCGATGTCAGCTGCCTCTAGACAGCGCCGCCCTCAGCTTCACACACGCCAACAACACATTGACCATCAGC taCAAGAAACCCAAAGAGATCCTAAAAGgggagcaggagctgctgaaggaGCTGAAGGGGCTGAGGGGGCTGACTTAG